A section of the Mangifera indica cultivar Alphonso chromosome 12, CATAS_Mindica_2.1, whole genome shotgun sequence genome encodes:
- the LOC123192451 gene encoding nuclear pore complex protein NUP1-like isoform X1 codes for MATARDESGFGAGGKFKKRPFRRTTQSTPYDRPLVSAALRNPANVNINNNNGWLSKFVDPAQRLIVSSAHRLFRSVFRKRLPPPPPALSEAPEPVSIGNYEAQEMHQDLVSSDGVQEAINCHDGPTNSPDKGLNELEQILKRKTFTRSEFDQLSALLQSRTTEKPLDNEKNRSKVIPSNQLVFHKNKEPVLDTPIKENGIVSQHNLTPVVSSSVIDEDVASPAELAKAYMGSRPSKVSPSMLGVHGQALREESTVLNNKVLCSASPIMPLVPRSSFLTSRSRGRSAIYNMAKTPYSRIHSTTTVKGVEHAVDSHVRPSSSAHYIWENYKLTEPQQVTLKRRSSVIDNDMGSVGPIRRIRQKPNLLTSRNLSLPASGSPLSMHGSGVSNAVQRPFSLIQKPQLSDEEKQKVTKMLTENGDNNISSTGFPPVPSKSSETAFKILQQLDKLVSSRDKSPTKLSPSMLHGPALKSLEKVDSSVFLENVQDNNRSGGSLDTSLPDVRDSMSQKQDKVEENGPTKFISLFDKSLSVLNGLDAAGVVKEDVPSTKTTDSALTNSIVHPVPQKKRGFHMSAHEDYVELDDDDYSNGTESTPLMKGKDKLDAPVVENKSDADEATTEEKSPALFEVKTPNSVLNKMSDIGTHDRSVVAEKNFLFTFPTAPPSSIAGQTTVVAAPSTSTSTKATLPHEPSAASIFGFGEKLTSLKDSNVVSPTFGTSKTNVDKAPEFTITSATSVFNESSRPKFETHSKEEPESLKSFSSIPVVATDSAPKVPESDKADNGTIPKSGIIARTPETELPSTSSTLLSTASIFSQPASSSSLNNGSPASSPTSTSSPIPPLVSISGINQNSFNNANSVVSINHSAYPTTSTATTTTSVAASAPVFNFGASAVTPTSVSPTLAQSGVESTEKIKEPTFGNSTSMLFGETSTFASTGNNTSSSTSLAAIGSGSSIFGSTPSASSGSSIFGAVTPPIASKGSSIFGGTSSAIPSTGSGIFGFSAGATSSASTNQAQVSNPFSVGSAQASENAASIATSTQTPNQYGSTLSSTSFGLAGTSAFSSGSSLFGSSTFGSTPTFGLNSTSSSEANTISSTSGPTNTVFGSSWQAPKTPSFASTFNSSSPSTGFQFGASASSAATSSASLFGSSTNTTSSSIFPFSSSVAAATSSQPGFGNSGSVFAFGSTSSNNNNDQMGMEDSMAEDTVQASTPAVPFFGQQPMTPSTGFVFGSTTPSGANPFPFGSQQNLATPQNPSPFQASGSLDFNAGGSFSLGSVDKSQRKIVKLKNRHRKK; via the exons atgGCGACGGCGCGTGATGAGAGCGGTTTCGGCGCCGGAGGAAAGTTCAAAAAGCGGCCATTTCGGAGAACCACGCAATCGACGCCGTACGATCGCCCTCTTGTATCGGCGGCTCTTAGAAACCCCGCCAatgttaatattaataacaataatggTTGGTTATCGAAATTTGTTGATCCAGCCCAGAGACTCATTGTTTCGAGCGCGCACCGACTATTTCGCTCTGTTTTCCGGAAGCGGCTTCCGCCACCGCCACCGGCCCTGTCGGAAGCGCCTGAACCAG TTTCAATAGGAAATTATGAAGCACAGGAAATGCACCAGGACCTAGTCTCTTCA GATGGTGTTCAAGAAGCCATTAATTGTCATGATGGTCCTACTAACAGTCCTGATAAGGGGCTTAATGAACTTGAGCAAATTTTGAAGCGGAAGACTTTCACAAG ATCTGAGTTTGATCAGTTGAGTGCCCTTTTACAATCAAGAACCACTGAGAAGCCTCTTGACAATGAGAAGAACAGGTCCAAAGTGATCCCTTCAAATCAACTAGTATTTCACAAGAATAAGGAGCCGGTTTTAGATACTCCTATTAAAGAGAATGGGATTGTGAGCCAGCACAATTTGACTCCTGTTGTGAGTTCAAGT GTCATTGATGAGGATGTTGCTTCTCCTGCAGAGCTTGCAAAAGCTTACATGGGAAGTAGGCCTTCTAAAGTATCCCCTTCAATGCTAGGCGTGCACGGTCAGGCATTAAGAGAAGAGTCAACTGTGCTAAACAACAAGGTGTTATGTTCTGCATCACCCATTATGCCTCTTGTCCCACGATCATCATTTTTGACTTCTAGATCCCGAGGCAGATCTGCAATATACAATATGGCAAAAACACCATATTCCCGTATTCACTCAACCACAACCGTCAAG GGTGTTGAGCATGCAGTTGACTCTCATGTTAGACCATCATCTTCAGCTCACTACATCTGGGAGAATTACAAACTTACTGAACCTCAACAAGTG ACTCTAAAACGCCGGAGTTCAGTCATAGACAACGATATGGGCTCTGTTGGTCCTATACGTAGAATTCGTCAGAAGCCTAATCTTCTTACTTCAAGAAACTTAAGCTTGCCAGCTTCTGGAAGCCCTCTCTCCATGCATGGAAGTGGTGTTTCTAATGCTGTTCAACGGCCCTTCTCTTTGATACAGAAGCCACAGCTATCTGATGAAGAGAAGCAAAAAGTTACAAAAATGTTAACAGAAAATGGGGATAACAACATTTCTAGTACGGGTTTTCCCCCTGTTCCCTCCAAGTCCAGTGAGACAGCTTTTAAAATACTGCAGCAACTTGATAAGTTGGTTTCTTCAAGGGATAAATCACCCACAAAGTTGTCACCATCAATGCTGCATGGACCAGCTCTTAAAAGCCTGGAAAAAGTTGATTCATCAGTATTTTTGGAAAATGTACAAGATAATAATAGGTCAGGTGGTTCACTCGACACCTCGTTACCTGATGTTAGAGATTCTATGTCCCAAAAACAAGATAAGGTTGAAGAAAATGGCCCAACTAagtttatttctctttttgacAAATCTCTTTCTGTTCTGAATGGGTTAGATGCTGCTGGTGTTGTAAAGGAGGATGTGCCTAGCACTAAAACTACAGATTCTGCTTTGACAAACTCCATTGTGCATCCTGTTCCACAGAAGAAACGAGGTTTCCATATGAGTGCACATGAG GACTATGTAGAGctagatgatgatgattattCTAATGGGACTGAATCTACTCCTTTGATGAAAGGGAAGGATAAACTGGATGCCCCTGTGGTCGAGAATAAGTCTGATGCTGATGAAGCAACTACAGAGGAGAAGTCTCCAGCACTTTTTGAAGTTAAGACCCCAAATTCTGTTTTGAACAAAATGTCTGATATCGGAACTCATGATAGATCTGTAGTTGCCGAAAAGAATTTTCTATTTACTTTCCCAACTGCACCTCCCTCCAGCATTGCTGGACAGACAACTGTGGTAGCTGCTCCATCAACCTCGACTTCTACTAAAGCAACTTTACCACATGAACCGAGTGCTGCTTCTATATTTGGCTTTGGAGAAAAACTTACTTCACTAAAGGATTCAAATGTTGTTTCTCCCACATTTGGAACTAGCAAAACAAATGTCGATAAGGCACCAGAGTTTACTATAACATCTGCAACATCAGTATTCAATGAATCTTCTAGACCAAAATTTGAAACTCATTCGAAAGAAGAGCCAGAAAGCTTAAAAAG CTTTAGTTCCATCCCTGTTGTAGCAACTGATTCTGCTCCAAAAGTGCCTGAATCAGATAAAGCTGACAATGGAACTATTCCAAAATCTGGAATCATTGCAAGAACACCTGAAACTGAACTTCCTTCAACTTCATCTACATTATTGTCAACAGCTAGTATATTCTCCCAGCCGGCTAGTAGTTCAAGTTTAAATAATGGGTCTCCTGCTTCAAGTCCAACTTCAACCTCTTCCCCCATTCCACCTCTTGTTTCCATTTCTGGAATCAATCAGAACTCATTTAATAATGCTAATTCAGTTGTTTCCATCAACCACAGTGCCTATCCCACAACCTCTACAGCAACTACAACAACTTCTGTGGCTGCTTCTGCCCCTGTTTTCAACTTTGGAGCTTCAGCAGTTACACCTACATCAGTCTCACCAACATTGGCACAGTCTGGTGTTGAATCAACAGAAAAGATCAAGGAGCCCACCTTTGGTAATTCTACCAGTATGCTTTTTGGGGAGACATCAACTTTTGCAAGCACAGGAAATAACACTTCTAGCAGCACATCATTGGCAGCAATTGGCTCAGGAAGTAGCATTTTTGGCAGTACACCATCAGCAAGCAGTGGAAGCAGCATTTTTGGTGCTGTAACTCCACCTATTGCAAGCAAAGGAAGTAGTATTTTTGGTGGTACATCTTCTGCAATCCCAAGCACTGGAAGTGGCATATTTGGATTCAGTGCTGGAGCTACTTCTTCTGCTTCCACCAACCAGGCTCAAGTTTCTAACCCTTTCAGTGTTGGAAGTGCTCAGGCATCTGAAAATGCAGCTAGTATTGCAACTTCAACTCAGACCCCTAATCAATATGGATCAACTTTGTCATCTACATCATTCGGGTTGGCCGGGACTTCTGCCTTTTCCTCTGGCAGTTCTTTATTTGGCTCCTCAACTTTTGGTTCAACTCCTACATTTGGATTGAATTCCACTTCTTCATCGGAGGCCAACACAATCAGCTCCACTAGCGGCCCTACTAACACTGTTTTTGGTTCCAGTTGGCAAGCCCCTAAGACACCCTCATTTGCTTCAACATTCAACTCTTCGTCTCCCTCGACTGGGTTTCAGTTTGGAGCATCAGCTTCATCTGCTGCTACTAGCAGTGCTTCTTTGTTTGGGTCATCCACAAATACCACATCAAGTTCCATTTTCCCGTTTTCTTCTTCTGTTGCAGCAGCCACGTCATCCCAACCTGGCTTTGGGAATTCAGGTTCTGTGTTTGCATTTGGTTCCACTTCctcaaacaataataatgatCAAATGGGTATGGAAGACAGCATGGCTGAGGACACAGTTCAGGCATCCACACCTGCAGTGCCTTTCTTTGGTCAACAACCCATGACACCCTCGACTGGTTTTGTCTTTGGTTCAACGACTCCATCGGGAGCAAATCCTTTCCCATTTGGAAGCCAACAGAACCTCGCCACCCCACAGAACCCTTCTCCGTTTCAAGCTTCTGGTAGTTTAGACTTCAATGCTGGGGGTAGCTTCTCATTGGGCAGTGTTGACAAGTCGCAAAGAAAAATTGTGAAACTCAAGAACAGGCACCGGAAGAAGTAA
- the LOC123192451 gene encoding nuclear pore complex protein NUP1-like isoform X4 has protein sequence MATARDESGFGAGGKFKKRPFRRTTQSTPYDRPLVSAALRNPANVNINNNNGWLSKFVDPAQRLIVSSAHRLFRSVFRKRLPPPPPALSEAPEPVSIGNYEAQEMHQDLVSSDGVQEAINCHDGPTNSPDKGLNELEQILKRKTFTRSEFDQLSALLQSRTTEKPLDNEKNRSKVIPSNQLVFHKNKEPVLDTPIKENGIVSQHNLTPVVSSSVIDEDVASPAELAKAYMGSRPSKVSPSMLGVHGQALREESTVLNNKVLCSASPIMPLVPRSSFLTSRSRGRSAIYNMAKTPYSRIHSTTTVKTLKRRSSVIDNDMGSVGPIRRIRQKPNLLTSRNLSLPASGSPLSMHGSGVSNAVQRPFSLIQKPQLSDEEKQKVTKMLTENGDNNISSTGFPPVPSKSSETAFKILQQLDKLVSSRDKSPTKLSPSMLHGPALKSLEKVDSSVFLENVQDNNRSGGSLDTSLPDVRDSMSQKQDKVEENGPTKFISLFDKSLSVLNGLDAAGVVKEDVPSTKTTDSALTNSIVHPVPQKKRGFHMSAHEDYVELDDDDYSNGTESTPLMKGKDKLDAPVVENKSDADEATTEEKSPALFEVKTPNSVLNKMSDIGTHDRSVVAEKNFLFTFPTAPPSSIAGQTTVVAAPSTSTSTKATLPHEPSAASIFGFGEKLTSLKDSNVVSPTFGTSKTNVDKAPEFTITSATSVFNESSRPKFETHSKEEPESLKSFSSIPVVATDSAPKVPESDKADNGTIPKSGIIARTPETELPSTSSTLLSTASIFSQPASSSSLNNGSPASSPTSTSSPIPPLVSISGINQNSFNNANSVVSINHSAYPTTSTATTTTSVAASAPVFNFGASAVTPTSVSPTLAQSGVESTEKIKEPTFGNSTSMLFGETSTFASTGNNTSSSTSLAAIGSGSSIFGSTPSASSGSSIFGAVTPPIASKGSSIFGGTSSAIPSTGSGIFGFSAGATSSASTNQAQVSNPFSVGSAQASENAASIATSTQTPNQYGSTLSSTSFGLAGTSAFSSGSSLFGSSTFGSTPTFGLNSTSSSEANTISSTSGPTNTVFGSSWQAPKTPSFASTFNSSSPSTGFQFGASASSAATSSASLFGSSTNTTSSSIFPFSSSVAAATSSQPGFGNSGSVFAFGSTSSNNNNDQMGMEDSMAEDTVQASTPAVPFFGQQPMTPSTGFVFGSTTPSGANPFPFGSQQNLATPQNPSPFQASGSLDFNAGGSFSLGSVDKSQRKIVKLKNRHRKK, from the exons atgGCGACGGCGCGTGATGAGAGCGGTTTCGGCGCCGGAGGAAAGTTCAAAAAGCGGCCATTTCGGAGAACCACGCAATCGACGCCGTACGATCGCCCTCTTGTATCGGCGGCTCTTAGAAACCCCGCCAatgttaatattaataacaataatggTTGGTTATCGAAATTTGTTGATCCAGCCCAGAGACTCATTGTTTCGAGCGCGCACCGACTATTTCGCTCTGTTTTCCGGAAGCGGCTTCCGCCACCGCCACCGGCCCTGTCGGAAGCGCCTGAACCAG TTTCAATAGGAAATTATGAAGCACAGGAAATGCACCAGGACCTAGTCTCTTCA GATGGTGTTCAAGAAGCCATTAATTGTCATGATGGTCCTACTAACAGTCCTGATAAGGGGCTTAATGAACTTGAGCAAATTTTGAAGCGGAAGACTTTCACAAG ATCTGAGTTTGATCAGTTGAGTGCCCTTTTACAATCAAGAACCACTGAGAAGCCTCTTGACAATGAGAAGAACAGGTCCAAAGTGATCCCTTCAAATCAACTAGTATTTCACAAGAATAAGGAGCCGGTTTTAGATACTCCTATTAAAGAGAATGGGATTGTGAGCCAGCACAATTTGACTCCTGTTGTGAGTTCAAGT GTCATTGATGAGGATGTTGCTTCTCCTGCAGAGCTTGCAAAAGCTTACATGGGAAGTAGGCCTTCTAAAGTATCCCCTTCAATGCTAGGCGTGCACGGTCAGGCATTAAGAGAAGAGTCAACTGTGCTAAACAACAAGGTGTTATGTTCTGCATCACCCATTATGCCTCTTGTCCCACGATCATCATTTTTGACTTCTAGATCCCGAGGCAGATCTGCAATATACAATATGGCAAAAACACCATATTCCCGTATTCACTCAACCACAACCGTCAAG ACTCTAAAACGCCGGAGTTCAGTCATAGACAACGATATGGGCTCTGTTGGTCCTATACGTAGAATTCGTCAGAAGCCTAATCTTCTTACTTCAAGAAACTTAAGCTTGCCAGCTTCTGGAAGCCCTCTCTCCATGCATGGAAGTGGTGTTTCTAATGCTGTTCAACGGCCCTTCTCTTTGATACAGAAGCCACAGCTATCTGATGAAGAGAAGCAAAAAGTTACAAAAATGTTAACAGAAAATGGGGATAACAACATTTCTAGTACGGGTTTTCCCCCTGTTCCCTCCAAGTCCAGTGAGACAGCTTTTAAAATACTGCAGCAACTTGATAAGTTGGTTTCTTCAAGGGATAAATCACCCACAAAGTTGTCACCATCAATGCTGCATGGACCAGCTCTTAAAAGCCTGGAAAAAGTTGATTCATCAGTATTTTTGGAAAATGTACAAGATAATAATAGGTCAGGTGGTTCACTCGACACCTCGTTACCTGATGTTAGAGATTCTATGTCCCAAAAACAAGATAAGGTTGAAGAAAATGGCCCAACTAagtttatttctctttttgacAAATCTCTTTCTGTTCTGAATGGGTTAGATGCTGCTGGTGTTGTAAAGGAGGATGTGCCTAGCACTAAAACTACAGATTCTGCTTTGACAAACTCCATTGTGCATCCTGTTCCACAGAAGAAACGAGGTTTCCATATGAGTGCACATGAG GACTATGTAGAGctagatgatgatgattattCTAATGGGACTGAATCTACTCCTTTGATGAAAGGGAAGGATAAACTGGATGCCCCTGTGGTCGAGAATAAGTCTGATGCTGATGAAGCAACTACAGAGGAGAAGTCTCCAGCACTTTTTGAAGTTAAGACCCCAAATTCTGTTTTGAACAAAATGTCTGATATCGGAACTCATGATAGATCTGTAGTTGCCGAAAAGAATTTTCTATTTACTTTCCCAACTGCACCTCCCTCCAGCATTGCTGGACAGACAACTGTGGTAGCTGCTCCATCAACCTCGACTTCTACTAAAGCAACTTTACCACATGAACCGAGTGCTGCTTCTATATTTGGCTTTGGAGAAAAACTTACTTCACTAAAGGATTCAAATGTTGTTTCTCCCACATTTGGAACTAGCAAAACAAATGTCGATAAGGCACCAGAGTTTACTATAACATCTGCAACATCAGTATTCAATGAATCTTCTAGACCAAAATTTGAAACTCATTCGAAAGAAGAGCCAGAAAGCTTAAAAAG CTTTAGTTCCATCCCTGTTGTAGCAACTGATTCTGCTCCAAAAGTGCCTGAATCAGATAAAGCTGACAATGGAACTATTCCAAAATCTGGAATCATTGCAAGAACACCTGAAACTGAACTTCCTTCAACTTCATCTACATTATTGTCAACAGCTAGTATATTCTCCCAGCCGGCTAGTAGTTCAAGTTTAAATAATGGGTCTCCTGCTTCAAGTCCAACTTCAACCTCTTCCCCCATTCCACCTCTTGTTTCCATTTCTGGAATCAATCAGAACTCATTTAATAATGCTAATTCAGTTGTTTCCATCAACCACAGTGCCTATCCCACAACCTCTACAGCAACTACAACAACTTCTGTGGCTGCTTCTGCCCCTGTTTTCAACTTTGGAGCTTCAGCAGTTACACCTACATCAGTCTCACCAACATTGGCACAGTCTGGTGTTGAATCAACAGAAAAGATCAAGGAGCCCACCTTTGGTAATTCTACCAGTATGCTTTTTGGGGAGACATCAACTTTTGCAAGCACAGGAAATAACACTTCTAGCAGCACATCATTGGCAGCAATTGGCTCAGGAAGTAGCATTTTTGGCAGTACACCATCAGCAAGCAGTGGAAGCAGCATTTTTGGTGCTGTAACTCCACCTATTGCAAGCAAAGGAAGTAGTATTTTTGGTGGTACATCTTCTGCAATCCCAAGCACTGGAAGTGGCATATTTGGATTCAGTGCTGGAGCTACTTCTTCTGCTTCCACCAACCAGGCTCAAGTTTCTAACCCTTTCAGTGTTGGAAGTGCTCAGGCATCTGAAAATGCAGCTAGTATTGCAACTTCAACTCAGACCCCTAATCAATATGGATCAACTTTGTCATCTACATCATTCGGGTTGGCCGGGACTTCTGCCTTTTCCTCTGGCAGTTCTTTATTTGGCTCCTCAACTTTTGGTTCAACTCCTACATTTGGATTGAATTCCACTTCTTCATCGGAGGCCAACACAATCAGCTCCACTAGCGGCCCTACTAACACTGTTTTTGGTTCCAGTTGGCAAGCCCCTAAGACACCCTCATTTGCTTCAACATTCAACTCTTCGTCTCCCTCGACTGGGTTTCAGTTTGGAGCATCAGCTTCATCTGCTGCTACTAGCAGTGCTTCTTTGTTTGGGTCATCCACAAATACCACATCAAGTTCCATTTTCCCGTTTTCTTCTTCTGTTGCAGCAGCCACGTCATCCCAACCTGGCTTTGGGAATTCAGGTTCTGTGTTTGCATTTGGTTCCACTTCctcaaacaataataatgatCAAATGGGTATGGAAGACAGCATGGCTGAGGACACAGTTCAGGCATCCACACCTGCAGTGCCTTTCTTTGGTCAACAACCCATGACACCCTCGACTGGTTTTGTCTTTGGTTCAACGACTCCATCGGGAGCAAATCCTTTCCCATTTGGAAGCCAACAGAACCTCGCCACCCCACAGAACCCTTCTCCGTTTCAAGCTTCTGGTAGTTTAGACTTCAATGCTGGGGGTAGCTTCTCATTGGGCAGTGTTGACAAGTCGCAAAGAAAAATTGTGAAACTCAAGAACAGGCACCGGAAGAAGTAA